The Glaciimonas sp. PCH181 nucleotide sequence CCCTGCGAATATTGTCCAAAACAGCGTCATGAAATAAACGTTGCATTAGAGGTTTTTTTGTAGAAACGTAGCCTTACCCATTTCTGGATTCAATTCATAGCCAGCAAAACCGCAGGATTTATAGAGGTTAGTGGCAATCACGTTTCCTTCCAATACTTCCAGTGTGACTTTGCAACAGCCTAGCGACGTCGCAAGAAGCGACACATAGTCAATTAACTTTCGGCCTATCCCCTGCCCCCTAAATGCCGTAGCCACTGCGAGATCATGAATATTCAATAATGGCCGGCAAGAAAAGGTCGAAAAACCATCCATGCACATCGCCAGTCCCGCTGGCATACCATCTACAAAAGCGAGCACTGGCCGAATCGTGGGTCTTTTTCTCAATTCGGCAATTAAGTTTTCTTTGACAAAATCGGCTAACGGTTTGTTGCCTCCCATCGGGTCGGTTGCATAACCATCGAGCAAAGTCAGAATCGCTTGCGTGTGATGGGGATTACTTAAATCCGCGTTGATTATTTCTGTCATCTAATTTGCTTGTATAAGGTCGTTAAAAGTAGGTAATCTAACACTGAGACTGTCATGGCTTTCCTTTGTCTCTGTAGAATTACGGAAATATCCACTCATTCCCTGAAAAATTAAAGCACCCATGACAACTTCAACGCCCGCACTCGCCGCCGATCTGAAATCGTTTATCGAAGGTTTGCCAAAAGCGGAACTGCATTTGCATATTGAAGGCACGCTGGAGCCTGAATTGCTGTTCGCGTTGGCCCAGCGCAATCAGGTGCAACTGCCGTATGCAACGGTGGAAGAATTACGGGCCGCTTACGCTTTCAGCGATCTGCAATCGTTTCTGGATCTTTATTACGCCGGTGCCGCAGTGCTGCAAACCGAACAGGATTTTTATGAAATGACTGCGTCCTATATCGGACATTGTCGTAGCGATAACGTGCGTCACGCTGAAATCTTCTTCGACCCGCAAACCCACACCGAGCGCGGCATCGGCATTGAGATTGTCTTCGCAGGCATCGCACGCGCACTGCGCGAAGCACGGGATGCGCATGGCTTTAGCAGCGCGATAATTATGTCGTTTTTGCGCCATCTTCCTGAGGAAGAGGCATTTATCACGCTAGAAGCAGCGCTGCCATTGCGCGACCAATATCGTGATCTATGGATTGGTATAGGTCTTGATTCTGCCGAGCGTGGTAATCCACCAGAAAAATTTACCAACGTATTTGCCCGCTGCCGCCAACTCGGTTTCCATCTGGTCGCCCACGCAGGCGAAGAAGGACCACCGGAATACGTGCGCGACGCGTTGGATATGCTGCATGTTGAACGCATTGATCACGGCGTGCGCAGCGAAGAAGACCCGGTATTAATGGCACGTCTGGCAAAGCAGCGCACACCGCTGACGGTGTGTCCGCTATCGAATCTCAAGCTCTGCGTAGTGAACGACATGACCGAGCACAATTTGGCACGCTTGCTGCACGCTGGCCTGGCCGTCACGATCAACTCCGATGATCCTGCTTATTTTGGCGGCTACATGAACGCCAACTATCTGGCTGTCGCCGAATCACTACAACTCAGCCGTACCGAATTGGTCAAGCTGACACGAAATAGCTTCGAAGCCAGTTTTTTACCAATAGCGGAAAAACAGCGGCTATTGTTAGAGCTTGATGGCTATTGCATGGCGCATTAATACATTGCCCCTGTAGTCCATAGTTAGTTATTACAGGCAAAATTGCAGCAGAATCAAATGCGGCGCGCTGAATCAAGACAAACCATGAAGGCAAACCCTTGATTCTCCGGCGCAATCAACTTCACAGCCAGGATTGCTGCCAACGTAGGCCAGCCAAAAATCAAAACAAAAAAAAGCCCGCAGAACCTTTCGGTTGCGGGCTGAATCCAAACCTTAGGAGGTGTTGGAGGAGACAGGTGTAACTATATCGAGTCTTGTGTCACGTGTATGCTTAATTATTCGAATACCTGATATTTCAGAAATGTATAACTAAAAGTTCTTTGCACTTTTAAAACTTTTCGCCTAGGCCTTATTTAAGCCGAAACATACTTTAAATAGAATCGTCGATCGGATCACGCTCTATCTTCAGAGCCAATATCAGGAGAAACTTATGAATGATAAAGAAACACGCGATCAATATGCGCAAGAATTGACGCGTCGCTTTGACGAACTAAGAGAATGGGCGCTTAGCAATTGGCCAGTGAAGTCCTATCCGCTGATGGAATCCGATTTCAGCGCGTCAGGCAAAGAAATTAGCGAAATTTTGGGGCCAAAACTGGCCAAAGGCGAGAGTGGCAGCGCCGATGACAGCAAATCTCATTGCTGTGACGATCAGCCACAATACATTAGCGTCACACCGATGCCATGGCCATAAACAATCACTTTCTACACAGCATACAAATTTGCGTCTTAAGACCAATTTAGAAGGAGTTCATCTTATTTTCACCAGGGTTCTTGCTAGTACGGCATTTTTCGCGCAAGATCGATGAGGAACAAAATAGTTTGCCCGGCAGATGTTGCAACCAGCTCTACCAAGCAATATTTCTGATCACATTGGCAACATGAATAGCACCTGTGGAGATTACGATGGACAACGTACTAGCTGCACCGCGCCTGACGCGCGCCGGGATTCTATTTTCAGTGATTGTTAATTACCAGCACTATCAATGCCTTGTTCCTGCTGCCACCCTCGCTGCTCTGTCCCATTCAAAAGATCCAAAATTAGACTTATTAAATACCTATCGCGCCTTTCAAACCAAAATTGAAGGCGTAGCACGGCGCGTTATTAACGCCGGGGTCGCTGGCGTTCCGGTAGTTGTCAGTAGCGGCTACTTTCATTAGCGCTAGCCTGAACTTTATGCGCCCATAACACTGCGGCGCATTAAACCCTCTTTTCTTTATAACCTGAAGCGCCCTCAGCGCTGCGTTAGCACGCGTGCCTTCGATCAGCGCTGTGCGCTATTTAGCGGGCGCAGTGGATGCGGCGGGGCTTGCTGCAGGCGTTGGCGTCACGGTTTGCGGTAACGGCGCATCTTTTTTCTGACAACCAATAAGTAGCACCGTTAATAGCGTGATCGCAAAAATTGTTTGGCGATGCAACATATAAACCTTTCTATATCAGGCAAATAAAGAAGGAAGATTATCGACGTTGCGCGTTACCAACTTTTTTACCGCATCAAAGCGAAGATTGCAAATAACCACTAGACAAACAATATTACGCGCGATTATTGTTCATAAGAAACGTCGCGTTGCAATCATTAAGACTCTCGATAAGCGCTATATCAAAGTAACTTAAGTCAGGGAAGCTTTTCTGACAAATGCAGCTTCCATAGCGGACCGGAAAATAGTATAAATATAGCAATCATCGTAGCTTTTAACATCAGAATACTAGAGGAATATTATGCGAAATACTGACGATCTTGGTAAATTCATCCTCCGCGCAACTTTGGCGATATTGATTCTTTTTCATGGTATTTCAAAAATGATTAGCGGTCCCGGCTTTGTGGTGGGATTGGTTAGCAGCGCTGGCCTGCCTCCGCAAGTGGCCTATTTAGTCTATATCGGTGAAGTGTTAGCGCCATTGATCATATTGTTCGGCGTCTGGACGCGGGTAGGTGCGCTAATTGTTGTCATTAATATGCTATTTGCTTTTGCGCTGGTGCACAGCAAACAAATACTGACCTTATCTGACACTGGAGGATGGGGTCTGGAACTGCAAGGTTTTTATCTCTTCAGCGCGGTTGCGGTTCTATTGCTAGGCGCAGGACGGCTGAGTATTGGCGGCACTGCCGGGCGCTGGAATTAAGTATTTTTAAGTGATGGCGTGTCTACCTTAAACCGCTGCAAAGTCAGCACTTTTGGGTGCGCCTTGCACGGCGTTACTTACGTCATCCGATAAAACGTTACACAAAACCCGCCTTCTGGCGGGTTTTGCTTTTTATCATTACGCCACTCTCCGTAAAATTTATATCGTAATTTGATATAATTTCTATTTTCCCGCTCACCAATCTCACAAAAGCCCCCTCTGCATGACAGCTAAAACCACCGCCCCGCTTACCAAAGACGATTTCGAAGCGCTCTCAACATTTCGCTATCAATTACGCAAATTTTTGCGCTTTAGCGAAGAGGCAGCGCAAGCCAACGGCGTCACCCCGCAACAATATCTTCTTTTGTTGCATGTTAAAGGGTCGCCCGGCCGCAATTGGGCGACCGTGGGGGAATTAGCTGAACGTCTGCAATCGCAGCAACACAGCGTAGTCGCATTGATTTCGCGCTGTGAAAAACTTCTGCTAGTAGAACGTCGTCCCAGCGAAGTCGACCGTCGCCAAGTCAATATCCATCTGCTGCCAGCCGGTGAGAGTTGCCTTGCCACCCTCGCCAGCCTGCATCACGACGAGCTGAATACGCTAACGGATACTTTCTTGATCCCTAACGTGAATTTCACCCGTTAATGTCATCCCCTCATTGCCAGCGTTAACTTTATATGCTTGCTTCATCCGCTTTATTCCACCCCTATTCGCCTACCTCACCATGCCCTCAACCCAGACAAAATCAGGGCATTCTGCCCTCCATCACCTCCGCCGCGATTTCTCTGCCGATCCCCGGCTATTAAGAATTTCGTTAATCGCCGTCGTTATCGGTGGCTGCGGAACGCTGGCTGCATTCGCGTTGCTGGCCTTGATCCATCTTTTTACCAATCTATTCTTCTTTCAAGTATGGTCATTCACCGCCCGCTCACCCGCGGAACATCATCTGGGCGCGTGGGTAATTTTGTTGCCCATCATTGGCGGCCTGATCGTCGGTCTGATCGCACGTTTTGGTAGCGAAAAAATTCGGGGGCACGGCATCCCGGAAGCGATCGAAGCAATCTTGTTTGGAAAAAGCAAAATGTCGGCAAAGGTGGCTATTTTGAAGCCATTGTCATCCGGGATAGTTATCGGCAGCGGCGGCCCATTTGGCGCAGAAGGGCCAATCATCATGACCGGCGGAGCCATCGGCTCGCTGATCGCGCAACACTTCCATTTAACCTCCGCCGAGCGAAAAACCCTGCTGGTAGCAGGCGCTACGGCGGGCATGACAGCGATTTTCGGTACGCCCATCGCGGCCGTATTGCTGGCAGTCGAGTTATTGCTGTTCGAATTGCGTCCACGCAGTTTACTGCCGGTGATTGTTGCCTGCACCGTGGCGGGATTTACCCGTCCGCTGTTATTAGACAGTGGCCCGTTATTTCCACTGCAAACGGCAGATGTCGGCATCGTGACCATGTTTTCCTGCGTCATTGCCGGGATTTGCGGCGGCGCGTTATCGGCATTTATGTCGACTGCGTTATATAAGATTGAGGACATATTCCATAAATTGCCGATCCACTGGATGTGGTGGCCTGCCATCGGCGGCATCGCGGTCGGGATTGGCGGCTATTTCGAACCACGCGCTCTCGGCGTCGGCTATGACGTCATCGGCGATTTGCTAAATAACCATTTGGCCTTACAAGTCGCTCTCAGCCTGTTGCTGGTCAAAGCGATCATCTGGATGCTGGCGCTTGGCTCGGGCACGTCCGGTGGGGTTCTTGCACCGTTATTAATTATTGGCGCTGGCCTGGGCACCGTATTAGGACCTTTACTGCCCGGCGGCGACGCCCATTTATGGCCGTTAGTGTGTATGGCGGCGGTTTTGGCGGGCGTTCTTGGCGCACCGCTGACAGCAGCAGTATTTGCCTTCGGATTGACCCACGATGCAAACGCACTTTTGCCATTATTGCTGACTTCGGGCGTTGCCTATGGCTTTACGGTATTGACGATGCGGCGCTCGATCATGACGGAAAAAATCGCACGGCGCGGCTTCCATATTTATCGCGAATACGGCGTAGACCCGCTAGAACGCCAGCACGTGGAAGAAATCCAGAGCAGCGTGGTGTCATCGATACCGTCGCATCTCAGCATCGGCGATACGCTGACTCTCTATTTTGGTGCCGATCAAAAATATCGCAGCTATCCGGTGATCGATGCAGAGCAACGC carries:
- a CDS encoding N-acetyltransferase — translated: MTEIINADLSNPHHTQAILTLLDGYATDPMGGNKPLADFVKENLIAELRKRPTIRPVLAFVDGMPAGLAMCMDGFSTFSCRPLLNIHDLAVATAFRGQGIGRKLIDYVSLLATSLGCCKVTLEVLEGNVIATNLYKSCGFAGYELNPEMGKATFLQKNL
- a CDS encoding adenosine deaminase; translation: MTTSTPALAADLKSFIEGLPKAELHLHIEGTLEPELLFALAQRNQVQLPYATVEELRAAYAFSDLQSFLDLYYAGAAVLQTEQDFYEMTASYIGHCRSDNVRHAEIFFDPQTHTERGIGIEIVFAGIARALREARDAHGFSSAIIMSFLRHLPEEEAFITLEAALPLRDQYRDLWIGIGLDSAERGNPPEKFTNVFARCRQLGFHLVAHAGEEGPPEYVRDALDMLHVERIDHGVRSEEDPVLMARLAKQRTPLTVCPLSNLKLCVVNDMTEHNLARLLHAGLAVTINSDDPAYFGGYMNANYLAVAESLQLSRTELVKLTRNSFEASFLPIAEKQRLLLELDGYCMAH
- a CDS encoding DUF1488 family protein; amino-acid sequence: MDNVLAAPRLTRAGILFSVIVNYQHYQCLVPAATLAALSHSKDPKLDLLNTYRAFQTKIEGVARRVINAGVAGVPVVVSSGYFH
- a CDS encoding DoxX family protein, which gives rise to MRNTDDLGKFILRATLAILILFHGISKMISGPGFVVGLVSSAGLPPQVAYLVYIGEVLAPLIILFGVWTRVGALIVVINMLFAFALVHSKQILTLSDTGGWGLELQGFYLFSAVAVLLLGAGRLSIGGTAGRWN
- a CDS encoding MarR family winged helix-turn-helix transcriptional regulator; this translates as MTAKTTAPLTKDDFEALSTFRYQLRKFLRFSEEAAQANGVTPQQYLLLLHVKGSPGRNWATVGELAERLQSQQHSVVALISRCEKLLLVERRPSEVDRRQVNIHLLPAGESCLATLASLHHDELNTLTDTFLIPNVNFTR
- a CDS encoding chloride channel protein encodes the protein MPSTQTKSGHSALHHLRRDFSADPRLLRISLIAVVIGGCGTLAAFALLALIHLFTNLFFFQVWSFTARSPAEHHLGAWVILLPIIGGLIVGLIARFGSEKIRGHGIPEAIEAILFGKSKMSAKVAILKPLSSGIVIGSGGPFGAEGPIIMTGGAIGSLIAQHFHLTSAERKTLLVAGATAGMTAIFGTPIAAVLLAVELLLFELRPRSLLPVIVACTVAGFTRPLLLDSGPLFPLQTADVGIVTMFSCVIAGICGGALSAFMSTALYKIEDIFHKLPIHWMWWPAIGGIAVGIGGYFEPRALGVGYDVIGDLLNNHLALQVALSLLLVKAIIWMLALGSGTSGGVLAPLLIIGAGLGTVLGPLLPGGDAHLWPLVCMAAVLAGVLGAPLTAAVFAFGLTHDANALLPLLLTSGVAYGFTVLTMRRSIMTEKIARRGFHIYREYGVDPLERQHVEEIQSSVVSSIPSHLSIGDTLTLYFGADQKYRSYPVIDAEQRLLGMIDRASISMHTGTDATKPILTLLNAADPQHPLIVALPGETCRIAAARMATHHVERLPVVSDLQEKRLIGIISRSDLIKTYQSFFDDEQKRERLLNS